In one Macaca fascicularis isolate 582-1 chromosome 6, T2T-MFA8v1.1 genomic region, the following are encoded:
- the LOC107129968 gene encoding LOW QUALITY PROTEIN: uncharacterized protein (The sequence of the model RefSeq protein was modified relative to this genomic sequence to represent the inferred CDS: deleted 2 bases in 1 codon; substituted 1 base at 1 genomic stop codon) produces MQSVWEDRGKEKPEPGPELRRAEFCGLPSGLGDAVREHELRVPRVLSATAIGSDHEVGDTAIVEGAMEPGFRRKLQRCALSPATNDIGVTSEDLLIILPLLGIPRGMQFRSAASIRTPIFTTCPVAASSDTLPGWLDEGASRPRSVWTLQTFGRCLLLKPVVSMGWVMEEWTVLLNLNPKLANWSPVSSTGSRPSRFRPQSFSREPSTWYWQRVMRRMYAVVLALQWSSLDASSSPDSTFLFLRLFRDSGSRLSQLGSQTLRPGRVPHAQAHGSAARGFPTVPAKQNLGTKPLASPQAATCCSTCXSCSFSTCRIPWPPAPAQVPGAQCLAGTPPLDMLLNNRFGPGAVAHDYL; encoded by the exons ATGCAGTCTGTATGggaggacagagggaaggaaaagCCAGAGCCAGGTCCTGAGCTGAGAAGGGCAGAGTTCTGTGGACTGCCCTCAGGACTGGGTGATGCCGTCAGGGAGCATGAACTCCGTGTCCCGAGGGTCCTGAGCGCTACGGCCATTGGGTCGGATCACGAGGTGGGTGATACTGCCATTGTTGAGGGAGCAATGGAGCCAGGCTTCCGGAGAAAACTGCAGCGCTGTGCCCTGTCACCGGCAACGAATGACATTGGCGTGACATCGGAAGATCTCCTAATTATCCTCCCCCTGCTTGGCATCCCCCGAGGGATGCAGTTTCGGAGCGCTGCCTCGATCCGCACTCCCATCTTCACAACATGCCCAGTGGCCGCTTCCAGTGATACGCTGCCAGGCTGGCTTGACGAGGGGGCTTCCCGCCCCAGGTCTGTGTGGACTTTGCAGACGTTTGGCAGGTGCCTGTTGCTGAAGCCAGTGGTTTCTATGGGATGGGTCATGGAGGAATGGACCGTTTTATTAAACCTCAACCCCAAGCTTGCAAATTGGAGTCCAGTTAGTTCTACTGGTTCACGACCCAGCAGGTTCAGACCGCAGTCCTTTTCCAGGGAACCGTCCACATGGTATTGGCAACGTGTGATGAGGAGGATGTACGCTGTGGTCTTGGCTCTGCAGTGGTCCAGCCTGGACGCCAGCTCTTCTCCAGATTCCACGTTCCTCTTCCTTAGGTTGTTCAGAGACAGTGGTTCTCGCCTGTCCCAGTTGGGGTCCCAGACGCTGAGACCCGGCCGCGTGCCCCACGCCCAGGCCCACGGCTCGGCTGCGCGCGGCTTCCCCACTGTGCCAGCAAAGCAGAACCTTGGGACCAAGCCCCTGGCCAGCCCGCAGGCGGCA ACCTGCTGCAGCACCTGCTGAAGCTGCAGCTTCAGCACCTGCCGGATCCCCTGGCCGCCAGCTCCGGCGCAGGTCCCGGGCGCTCAATGCCTGGCAGGCACGCCGCCTCTGGATATGCTTTTAAATAACagatttgggccgggcgcggttgctcacgactacctgtaa